The following are encoded in a window of Impatiens glandulifera chromosome 5, dImpGla2.1, whole genome shotgun sequence genomic DNA:
- the LOC124940234 gene encoding vacuolar sorting protein 18-like isoform X2 — MEVGKPVFSVDLLERYAAKGRGVITCMAAGNDVIVLGTSKGWVIKHDFGAGDSNDIDLSAGRGGEQSIHRVFVDPGGSHCIATIIGNGGPDTFYTHAKWSKPRVLAKLKGLTVNAVAWNKQQITEASTSEVILCTDNGQLHEICVDEKDKKEKYTNFLFELKELPDSFMGLQMETASVSNGTRFYVMAVTATRLYSFTGIGSLETVFMTYADRPVRFMELPGEIPNSELHFFIKQRRAVHFAWLSGAGIYHGGLNFGASHSSSVGDENFVESKALLDFSKLSDGADTVKPNSLALSEYHFLLLMGSKVKVVNRISEQIIEELQFDQTSESLSKGIIGLCSDASAGLFYAYDQHSIFQVSVNDEGRDMWKVYLDLKEYAGALENCRDPLQRDQVYLAQAETAFLAKEFNRAASFYAKINYMLSFEDITLKFISVNEQDALRTFLLRKLDNLTKDDKCQITMISTWATELYLDKINRLLLEDETAAENRSSEYHLIIREFRAFLSDSKDVLDEATTMKLLESYGRVDELVFFANLKEQYEIVVHHYIQQGEARKALEVLRKPSMPVDLQYKFAPDLIMLDAYETVESWMTAKDLNPRKLIPAMMRYSSEPHAKNETHEVIKYLEFCVHRLQNEDPGIHNLLISLYAKQEDDSALLRFLQYKFGKGRTNGPEFFYDPKYALRLCLKEKRMRACVHIYSMMSMHEEAVALALQIDPELAKAEADKVEDDEDLRKKLWLMVAKHVVQQEKGTKRENIRQAIAFLKETDGLLKIEDILPFFPDFALIDDFKEAICSSLEDYNKQIEQLKQEMNDATHGADNIRNDINALAQRYAVIDPEEECGVCRKRIISAGWDQRLARVGYSSVGHMAPFYIFPCRHAFHAQCLITHVTSRTNRAQAEYILDLQKQLTLVGGDDIKESNGGIREGEVVTASLSPVDKTRSQLDDAIASECPFCGDLMIREISLPFILPDEEANEASTWEIKPLNVVGPQRSLSLSA; from the exons AAACCACGTGTCTTGGCCAAACTGAAAGGTCTTACTGTTAATGCCGTTGCTTGGAATAAACAACAGATAACAGAAG CTTCTACAAGTGAAGTGATTCTTTGTACTGACAATGGCCAGCTTCATGAAATTTGTGTTGATGAGAAGGATAAGAAAGAGAAGtacacaaattttttatttgagctCAAAGAACTTCCAGACAGTTTCATGGGCCTGCAG ATGGAAACAGCTAGTGTAAGCAATGGAACTAGATTTTATGTAATGGCAGTTACTGCTACACGCCTTTATTCTTTCACTGGCATTGGATCACTGGAG ACTGTTTTTATGACCTACGCTGATCGCCCTGTGCGTTTTATGGAACTTCCTGGTGAAATTCCCAACAG TGAGCTGCATTTCTTTATCAAGCAAAGAAGAGCTGTACACTTTGCATGGCTATCAGGAGCTGGTATCTATCACGGAGGCCTTAATTTTGGTGCTTCACATAG CTCTTCAGTTGGTGATGAGAACTTTGTTGAAAGCAAGGCTCTTCTGGACTTCTCAAAATTATCCGATGGAGCTGATACTGTTAAACCTAATTCTCTGGCATTATCTGAATATCATTTTCTTCTCCTTATGGGAAGCAAGGTTAAG GTTGTAAATAGAATAAGTGAACAGATCATAGAGGAacttcagtttgatcaaacatcaGAATCACTTTCAAAGGGTATAATTGGTCTATGCAGTGATGCTTCTGCCGGATTGTTCTATGCGTATGACCAGCACTCCATCTTCCAG GTGTCCGTAAATGATGAAGGTCGAGATATGTGGAAAGTGTATCTTGATTTGAAGGAATATGCAGGAGCTTTGGAAAATTGTCGTGATCCGTTACAGAGAGACCAAGTCTATCTCGCCCAG GCTGAAACTGCATTTTTAGCCAAGGAGTTTAACAGAGCTGCGTCTTTCTATGCGAAG ATTAACTACATGTTATCATTTGAAGATATAACCTTGAAGTTCATTAGTGTGAATGAACAG GATGCTTTAAGAACCTTCTTGTTGAGGAAACTTGATAATCTGACAAAGGATGATAAATGCCAAATTACTATGATTTCCACATGGGCAACAGAGCTGTATCTGGATAAG ATCAATAGACTACTTTTGGAAGACGAAACTGCTGCTGAAAATCGTAGCTCGGAGTACCATCTGATCATAAGGGAGTTTCGCGCTTTTCTCAGCGACTCCAAGGATGTATTGGATGAGGCAACAACGATGAAGCTCTTAGAAAG TTATGGGAGAGTGGATGAGTTGGTATTTTTTGCCAATTTGAAGGAGCAATATGAGATTGTTGTTCACCATTATATCCAG cAAGGAGAAGCAAGGAAAGCGTTGGAAGTGCTTCGAAAACCTTCTATGCCAGTTGATCTCCAG TACAAATTTGCCCCTGATCTCATTATGCTTGATGCCTATGAAACTGTGGAGTCATGGATGACAGCAAAAGACTTGAATCCAAGGAAGCTAATTCCTGCAATGATGCGTTATTCAAGTGAACCCCATGCAAA GAACGAAACCCATGAAGTTATCAAGTACTTGGAGTTTTGTGTTCATCGCTTGCAGAATGAGGATCCTGGCATCCACAACTTGTTGATTTCTTTGTATGCCAAGCAG GAGGATGATAGTGCTCTCCTGCGTTTCCTGCAATACAAGTTTGGTAAAGGGCGAACAAATGGGCCTGAGTTCTTCTACGATCCCAAGTATGCGCTTCGTCTATGCCTTAAAGAGAAGAGGATGCGAGCTTGTGTGCATATCTACAGCATGATGTCTATGCATGAAGAAGCTGTCGCTCTAGCTCTACAG ATTGACCCAGAGCTTGCAAAGGCTGAAGCTGACAAGGTTGAAGATGACGAAGATTTGAGGAAGAAGCTTTGGTTAATGGTCGCCAAGCATGTTGTTCAACAAGAAAAAGGAACTAAGAGGGAAAACATCAGACAAGCGATAGCATTTCTGAAGGAAACAGATGGCTTATTAAAGATTGAAGACATTTTACCATTCTTTCCTGATTTTGCATTAATCGATGACTTTAAG GAGGCAATTTGCTCCTCTTTGGAGGACTACAACAAGCAAATAGAACAGCTAAAACAGGAGATGAATGATGCCACGCATGGTGCAGACAATATTAGAAATGACATTAACGCCCTTGCTCAGAGATATGCTGTCATTGATCCTGAAGAGGAATGCGGG GTTTGTCGGAAGAGGATCATAAGCGCAGGCTGGGACCAGCGACTTGCTAGGGTTGGTTATTCATCTGTAGGTCATATGGCACCTTTCTATATATTTCCATGTAGACATGCTTTTCACGCCCAATGCCTCATTACCCACGTGACAAGTCGTACTAACCGTGCTCAA GCAGAATATATTCTGGACCTTCAAAAACAACTTACCTTAGTAGGAGGTGATGATATTAAGGAATCAAATGGTGGAATAAGAGAGGGGGAAGTGGTAACAGCTAGCTTGTCCCCTGTTGATAAG ACAAGATCACAGTTAGATGATGCAATAGCTAGTGAATGCCCCTTTTGCGGCGATCTGATGATTCGTGAGATATCTTTGCCCTTCATCCTCCCCGATGAGGAGGCTAATGAGGCTTCTACCTGGGAGATAAAACCGCTCAATGTCGTTGGGCCTCAGAGAAGCCTTTCTTTATCTGCATGA
- the LOC124940235 gene encoding putative GPI-anchor transamidase, with amino-acid sequence MAIWPKKTDDDSFRYILILLCILFLGSTCLCDAAIAQTTFSSSSSSATTKHTNNWAVLVCTSRFWFNYRHMANTLSLYRTVKRLGIPDERIILMLADDMACNARNKYPAQVFNNKNHKLNLYGDNVEVDYRGYEVTVENFLRVLTGRHETSVPRSKRLLSDEGSHILLYMTGHGGDEFLKFQDSEELQSHDLADAVRQMKEKLRFKELLIMVDTCQAATLFNQLVSPGVLSIGSSMKGENSYSHHLDSDVGVSVVDRFTYYTLAFFERLNIYDNASLNSLFTSYNPHSLMSTAYYRTDLYQQRLGEVPVTNFFGSVMETIHTESSYGAFSGKESKAFEAKISQDLFVNNNYEEISASIGSHEKHDISNLWDNFYDKIAEIGVVDNNMLVYYGLITMLPLLAVSTWMSPI; translated from the exons ATGGCGATTTGGCCGAAGAAAACGGACGACGACTCCTTCCGATATATTCTTATTCTTCTCTGCATCTTGTTTTTGGGTTCAACTTGTCTCTGCGATGCTGCGATTGCCCAAAccactttttcttcttcttcttcttcggccACCACGAAGCACACCAATAACTGGGCCGTCTTGGTCTGCACTTCTCGATTCTG GTTTAACTACAGACACATGGCAAACACTCTGTCATTATACAG GACAGTTAAGAGGCTTGGCATACCTGATGAGAGAATTATACTCATGTTGGCTGATGATATGGCTTGCAATGCAAGAAACAAGTACCCTGCTCAGGTCTTTAATAACAAAAACCACAAACTTAACTTGTATGGAGATAATGTTGAG GTAGACTATAGAGGTTATGAAGTGACTGTTGAAAACTTTTTGCGAGTACTGACAGGGCGCCATGAAACTTCTGTTCCAAGGTCCAAACGGCTTCTTAGTGATGAAGGTAGCCATATACTCCTATACATGACTGGACATGGAGGTGACGAATTCCTAAAATTTCAGGATTCAGAGGAACTTCAAAGTCATGATTTAGCTGATGCAGTCAGACAAATGAAAGAGAAACTCAG GTTCAAGGAGCTGCTGATAATGGTAGATACCTGTCAAGCTGCTACTCTATTTAATCAG CTTGTCTCGCCTGGGGTTTTGTCTATTGGGAGTAGCATGAAAGGAGAGAACTCTTACTCGCATCACTTAGACTCTGAT gttGGAGTCTCGGTTGTGGATCGGTTCACATACTATACTCTGGCTTTCTTTGAAAGATTAAACATATATGACAATGCTTCATTAAATAG TCTGTTTACCTCGTATAATCCACATTCGTTAATGTCAACTGCATATTACCGAACAGATCTATATCAACAAAGACTAGGGGAG GTGCCCGTGACAAACTTCTTCGGTTCTGTCATGGAAACAATTCACACAGAGTCATCATACGGTGCCTTCTCAGGCAAAGAATCGAAAGCTTTTGAAGCCAAAATTTCACAAGATCTATTTGTTAACAACAACTATGAAGAGATATCGGCATCTATTGGTTCACATGAGAAACATGACATCTCAAACTTATGGGACAATTTTTACGACAAGATTGCAGAAATTGGGGTTGTCGATAATAATATGTTGGTCTATTATGGGTTGATTACAATGTTGCCACTCCTAGCAGTTTCAACTTGGATGTCCCCAATTTGA